A region of the Kribbella sp. NBC_01245 genome:
CAGCCCCTCCACCACCTCGACCGGCATCGCCGTACCGCGCGAAACCGCCCACCCGAACGCCCATTCCCGCACCAGTTCGTCAAGATCCATGGCGCCACTGTTCCCCATGGCACCGACAACCGGGATTAGGATCGGGCCGACCCTGGGGTCCGGGGCGAACCGGCGTGGAATGGGAGTGCGTGTGAGTCACACCGTGGTTGCCGAGCTGGTGGCGAACGTCTGGAAGGTGACCGCCAAGGCCGGGGATACCGTTGGACCCGAGGACACGCTGGTGATCCTGGAATCGATGAAGATGGAGATACCGGTGCTGGCCGAGGTGGCCGGCACAATCGTCGAGATGAAGGTCGTCGAGGGCGAGGTTGTCAACGACGGCGACCCGATAGCCGTCATAGAAGAAGACTGAACTTCGGCTGAGAAGCCGGACCGCCGGGAACTTCGCCGTGGAACGCGACGTTCACCACCCGTACAGCCGTACAAGACATTCAGGGTAAAGCCCGGGTGTCCCCGACGTGCGCAGAGGACGGTGAACGCGGCACCATGGTGGTCACGCTCATTGCACCGCAGATCGCGGATCGCAGGACGGGAACACAGGGAGGCAGCGTCGTGACAACACCCGACACCGCCTCTGCCGGGCTGCCCCAGCCCGCTCAGGCGCTGCCGAGCTGGGACGAGATCGTTCGCGATCACTCGGCCCGGGTCTATCGGCTGGCTTACCGGCTGACCGGTAACAAGCACGACGCGGAGGACCTCACCCAGGA
Encoded here:
- a CDS encoding biotin/lipoyl-binding carrier protein, coding for MSHTVVAELVANVWKVTAKAGDTVGPEDTLVILESMKMEIPVLAEVAGTIVEMKVVEGEVVNDGDPIAVIEED